A genomic segment from Rhinatrema bivittatum chromosome 19, aRhiBiv1.1, whole genome shotgun sequence encodes:
- the LOC115080341 gene encoding vomeronasal type-2 receptor 26-like translates to MVKHDDGSLISFSSFQVRYYRDTLAILLAIEEINQNQYLLLNHTLGYQILDSCASEVWALQGTLQLLSGGKATLPNYRCEAQLNLAGILGERSSSMTEVMARITGVYRIPQISFAAQHPMLSDKLQFPSFLRTLPADTLQPRAIAQLLLHFNWTWVGILSSNSDSRSLSSQKIRQEVVENGGCVAFLEKIDDRYPRERMTKVAEVIRQSSVSVIVCNCYGNHLKPILELLSLRKIIAMTWVFSSGMTINQNLFTKESWRLLNGSMVFISSTSNIANFTNFLYHMGPSEYPWDIFTKLFWEKAFGCQWEEPNITHILAKKVDFPCSGKENLKSLDPALFQLNDLSLSYHAYLAIYAYAHALHNMILDRDNEDIFHIRTNVQNIKSWQVLHYLRDVHFSTESEQEVYFDVNGDVPTIFDIKNIQIYLDDTIKLITVGRYDARHSPGEEITLNMTAILWNQRLNQTPRSVCSESCPVGYRKSARMGQPSCCFDCVPCSAGEIANETDTTKCWKCPEDHWPNERRTRCLPKVMEFLSYQDTLGTALAAVAIILSLTSILILTIFFWFKDTPIVRANNRGLSFLLLCTLMLCFLCSLIFIGFPVKLTCLIRQPAFGLIFTISISCILAKTVTVVIAFKAVNPHNHLRKWVGPKIPNLIIVFCSLIQLVICTYWISSHPSFPENNTRSESGKIIVECNDGLTILFYCMLGYMGFLAIISFMVAFLARTLPDSFNEAKFITFSMLVFVSVWLSFIPAYLSTQGKYMVAVEIFAILSSGAGLLFLIFLPKCYIILIRPEMNTKEKLVGKNSTRK, encoded by the exons ATGGTGAAACATGATGATGGAAGTCTGATTTCCTTCTCAAGTTTTCAGGTGCGGTATTACCGTGACACATTGGCCATCCTGCTTGCTATAGAAGAAATTAACCAGAACCAGTATCTGCTGCTGAACCACACTCTGGGTTACCAGATCCTGGACTCTTGTGCTTCAGAGGTATGGGCACTCCAGGGCACTCTGCAGCTGCTGTCTGGGGGAAAAGCAACGCTCCCGAATTATAGGTGTGAGGCACAGCTTAATCTGGCAGGAATTCTCGGGGAGCGCAGCTCTTCAATGACTGAGGTCATGGCCAGGATAACAGGGGTTTACAGGATCCCCCAG ATCAGTTTTGCAGCGCAGCACCCAATGCTGAGTGATAAGCTCCAGTTCCCGTCTTTTCTACGCACCTTACCTGCAGACACCCTGCAGCCCCGGGCCATCGCCCAGCTGCTCCTGCATTTCAACTGGACGTGGGTGGGAATCCTGTCCTCCAACTCAGACAGCAGAAGCCTGAGCAGCCAGAAGATACGGCAGGAGGTGGTAGAAAATGGTGGCTGTGTGGCTTTCCTGGAGAAGATCGATGATCGCTATCCCAGAGAGAGGATGACAAAGGTGGCAGAGGTAATCCGTCAGTCCTCGGTGAGTGTGATTGTGTGCAACTGCTATGGAAATCATCTTAAACCTATCTTGGAGCTCCTTTCTCTCCGCAAGATTATCGCCATGACCTGGGTCTTCTCATCGGGGATGACCATCAACCAAAACCTGTTTACCAAGGAGTCATGGAGACTGCTCAATGGAAGCATGGTATTCATTAGCTCCACCAGCAACATTGCCAACTTCACCAATTTTCTCTACCACATGGGGCCTTCTGAATACCCATGGGATATTTTCACCAAACTATTTTGGGAAAAAGCATTTGGTTGCCAATGGGAGGAACCAAACATCACCCACATACTGGCCAAAAAAGTTGACTTCCCATGCTCGGGAAAAGAGAACCTTAAATCACTGGACCCAGCACTCTTTCAGCTGAATGATTTAAGCCTTTCCTATCATGCTTACCTGGCTATTTATGCTTATGCTCATGCCTTGCACAACATGATTTTGGATCGAGACAATGAAGACATTTTTCATATACGCACTAACGTTCAGAATATCAAATCATGGCAG GTCCTCCATTATCTGAGGGATGTGCATTTCTCAACAGAATCTGAACAGGAAGTTTACTTTGACGTGAATGGAGATGTGCCCACTATCTTTGACATCAAGAATATCCAGATATATCTAGATGACACCATCAAACTGATAACAGTGGGTAGATATGATGCCAGACATTCTCCAGGGGAGGAAATCACTCTGAATATGACTGCTATACTATGGAACCAAAGGCTTAATCAG ACGCCTCGCTCTGTCTGCAGTGAGAGCTGCCCTGTTGGATACAGGAAATCTGCCAGAATGGGACAGCCCAGCTGCTGTTTTGACTGCGTCCCTTGCTCTGCTGGAGAAATAGCCAACGAAACAG ATACAACCAAGTGTTGGAAGTGCCCAGAAGACCACTGGCCCAATGAGAGACGAACTAGATGCCTTCCAAAAGTCATGGAGTTTCTGTCCTACCAGGACACTCTGGGGACAGCCTTAGCTGCAGTTGCCATCATTCTGTCCTTGACCAGTATCCTCATCCTCACAATCTTCTTCTGGTTCAAGGACACGCCAATTGTGAGAGCCAACAACAGGGGCCTTAGTTTTCTCCTTCTTTGCACCCTCATGCTCTGCTTCCTCTGTTCCTTAATATTTATTGGCTTTCCTGTGAAGCTCACCTGCTTGATACGACAGCCTGCCTTCGGTCTAATCTTTACAATCAGCATCTCTTGTATATTGGCAAAAACTGTCACTGTTGTCATTGCTTTCAAGGCTGTCAACCCCCATAATCATCTCAGAAAATGGGTTGGGCCAAAGATACCCAATCTTATCATTGTTTTCTGCTCCCTCATCCAGCTTGTTATCTGCACTTATTGGATTTCTAGTCATCCTTCTTTTCCTGAGAACAACACCAGATCTGAAAGTGGGAAGATAATCGTTGAGTGCAATGATGGGTTAACCATACTCTTCTACTGCATGCTGGGATATATGGGCTTCCTGGCCATCATTAGCTTCATGgtggccttcctggctaggacaTTGCCTGACAGCTTCAATGAGGCCAAGTTTATCACCTTCAGCATGCTGGTCTTTGTGAGCGTCTGGCTGTCTTTCATTCCTGCCTACCTCAGCACACAGGGGAAGTACATGGTGGCAGTGGAGATCTTTGCCATTCTGTCTTCTGGTGCAGGATTACTCTTCCTAATCTTTCTCCCCAAGTGTTACATTATTCTCATAAGACCAGAGATGAACACCAAGGAAAAATTAGTAGGAAAAAATTCAACAAGGAAATAA